A single region of the Trichocoleus desertorum ATA4-8-CV12 genome encodes:
- a CDS encoding HNH endonuclease yields MSDYIPASLRQLVSQRASNACEYCLIHQTFSIYRHEVDHVVALKHGGQTTAENLVLACLPCNRHKGSDLTSLDPITGEITPLFNPRTQTWSDHFKLEGGYIIGLTASGRTTIFLLKMNEASRLQLRQALAAQGLYPEPPHDLQNV; encoded by the coding sequence ATGAGCGACTACATCCCGGCATCACTTCGCCAATTAGTCAGCCAGCGGGCATCGAATGCTTGTGAGTACTGTTTGATCCACCAAACCTTTTCTATTTATCGCCATGAGGTTGATCACGTTGTCGCTCTCAAGCATGGTGGACAGACAACCGCAGAAAATTTAGTGCTGGCCTGCTTACCCTGTAATCGCCACAAAGGTTCTGACCTTACCAGTCTCGATCCAATCACAGGCGAGATTACCCCCCTTTTTAATCCTCGCACCCAAACTTGGTCAGACCATTTCAAGCTCGAAGGAGGATACATCATTGGGCTAACTGCTAGCGGGCGCACCACAATCTTTTTGCTAAAAATGAATGAAGCAAGCCGCCTCCAACTCCGACAAGCTTTAGCTGCCCAAGGACTTTACCCAGAGCCACCCCACGATCTTCAAAATGTCTAA